A window of the Schistocerca nitens isolate TAMUIC-IGC-003100 chromosome 5, iqSchNite1.1, whole genome shotgun sequence genome harbors these coding sequences:
- the LOC126260718 gene encoding uncharacterized protein LOC126260718, giving the protein MRRGGKGLAQPPQTVLSTRHQCAAGPLRYSGDMARALCLVVCVLLAIIATVGASFGGNEHVHIRVHVPHLINEVHHQKKIIYQEHHPSYGGEFSSHGGGGGFSSSGGGGGY; this is encoded by the exons ATGCGGCGAGGCGGCAAGGGCCTGGCACAGCCGCCGCAGACGGTCCTGTCCACACGGCATCAGTGCGCAGCGGGGCCACTCCGCTACTCCGGCGACATGGCTCGTGCTCTCTGCCTC GTGGTTTGCGTTCTGCTGGCAATCATCGCTACAGTCGGCGCCAGCTTTGGTGGGAATGAACA CGTCCACATACGTGTGCACGTCCCACACCTGATCAACGAGGTGCACCATCAGAAGAAGATCATCTACCAGGAGCACCACCCCAGCTACGGCGGCGAATTCTCCAGCCACGGGGGTGGAGGCGGCTTTTCcagcagcgggggcggcggcggctac